One Diospyros lotus cultivar Yz01 chromosome 1, ASM1463336v1, whole genome shotgun sequence genomic window carries:
- the LOC127792636 gene encoding probable (S)-N-methylcoclaurine 3'-hydroxylase isozyme 2, with translation MKYSIVSLVAEAMPADLLFLLILLALPLVVFFIKRQSSRAVRPLPPGPHPWPIIGNLPHMGAKPHVALAQFAQQHGPLISLRLGTRLLVVASSPAAATEILRTHDRVLSGRQIPHAMYANNPSRNHVSLGWALECTDQWKFIRTLCRTELFSPKAIEKQSSIREKMVKGLVGFLSSKQGENVRIRGLVLATVFNVFGSVSFSKDEILSFEEAARGGGKDGLVRRFVDLLSKPNVSDLYPFLGGLDLQGLSRKIDEVAGQVFGIWEGVLRERRDGGGGGGASWTPADFLDVLLQNQFTDDQINYLLLELLMAGSDANTSTVEWGLAELIRNEEAMGKLRDELDRQIPTGETIRESHLHNLSYLQACVKETLRLHPPAPLLLPHRATQNCEVMGYTIPKGTQVHVNVWAIGRDPSIWEDPLVFKPERFLDNNHSSLDFKGNHFELLPFGGGRRICPGLPMGVRHVHLTLASLVYHFEWSLPHNKSPQELDMSEKFGISLEREQPLTLIPKRRR, from the exons ATGAAATACTCTATTGTTTCTCTGGTAGCTGAAGCCATGCCGGCCGATCTCTTGTTTTTGCTCATCTTGCTTGCTTTACCACTAGTCGTCTTCTTCATAAAGCGCCAATCTAGCAGAGCCGTCCGGCCTCTTCCTCCAGGCCCTCATCCATGGCCGATCATAGGGAACCTTCCCCACATGGGAGCCAAGCCCCATGTGGCCTTGGCCCAGTTCGCCCAGCAGCACGGCCCACTCATCTCACTCCGGCTGGGTACCCGGCTGCTGGTCGTAGCATCGTCTCCGGCGGCCGCCACCGAAATCCTCAGGACCCACGACCGAGTCCTCTCCGGTCGCCAAATCCCTCACGCGATGTACGCCAACAACCCCAGCCGGAACCACGTGTCACTCGGGTGGGCGCTCGAGTGTACCGACCAGTGGAAGTTCATCCGGACCCTCTGCCGGACAGAGCTTTTCAGCCCAAAAGCCATCGAGAAACAATCCTCCATAAGAGAGAAGATGGTCAAGGGATTGGTGGGCTTTTTGAGCTCGAAGCAAGGAGAGAATGTAAGGATCAGAGGGCTTGTTTTAGCAACGGTGTTTAACGTGTTTGGGAGCGTCAGTTTCTCCAAGGATGAGATTCTGAGTTTTGAGGAAGCGGCAAGGGGTGGGGGAAAGGACGGGCTGGTGAGACGGTTTGTGGACTTGTTGAGCAAACCGAACGTGTCGGATCTGTACCCGTTTCTGGGCGGGCTGGACCTTCAGGGCTTGAGTAGAAAGATCGATGAGGTGGCTGGGCAGGTCTTTGGTATATGGGAAGGGGTActtagagagagaagagatggtggtggtggtggtggtgcttCATGGACGCCTGCAGATTTTCTCGATGTTTTGCTCCAAAACCAATTTACAGATGATCAGATCAACTACTTGCTcttg GAACTGCTAATGGCGGGGTCTGATGCAAATACCTCAACGGTGGAATGGGGTTTGGCAGAACTAATTAGGAATGAAGAAGCCATGGGCAAGCTCCGTGACGAACTTGATCGCCAAATCCCAACTGGTGAAACCATAAGAGAATCTCACCTCCACAACCTCTCTTACCTCCAAGCATGTGTCAAAGAGACCTTGAGATTGCACCCTCCAGCGCCACTTCTCCTTCCCCATCGTGCCACCCAAAACTGTGAGGTGATGGGCTACACCATCCCCAAGGGCACCCAAGTTCATGTTAACGTATGGGCCATTGGAAGAGACCCCAGCATTTGGGAGGATCCTCTAGTGTTCAAGCCCGAGAGATTTCTGGATAACAATCATTCTAGTTTGGATTTCAAAGGGAACCACTTCGAATTGTTGCCTTTTGGTGGTGGAAGAAGGATTTGTCCCGGGTTGCCTATGGGTGTTAGGCACGTCCACCTAACTTTGGCTAGCTTGGTGTACCATTTTGAGTGGTCTCTCCCTCACAACAAGTCTCCTCAGGAACTGGACATGAGTGAGAAATTTGGGATATCTTTGGAGAGAGAGCAACCTCTCACGCTCATTCCGAAACGAAGAAGGTAA